In a single window of the Arachis hypogaea cultivar Tifrunner chromosome 6, arahy.Tifrunner.gnm2.J5K5, whole genome shotgun sequence genome:
- the LOC112695841 gene encoding uncharacterized protein has protein sequence MEQSQSNPHAQDNAVQDSQTGSSRGKSDPAWQYFTVKYDKNNKAQYTYIFCLNTYNGGGIHRMKYHLAKIPGQIKVCNKVTKDVELQFKRLLEENKKNKAEKRKFTSDCYDVETQAEEECEAPNPVQPPAPATIGDKGKRRAIAATPIGSYFKGRTMQGSQPTLKSVLVSKQVVHKVKLGLAKWIIDARIPFNAIQSPYFQPALDGVAEIGPGFKGLSYHEMRVYLLADLKKECQLLVEGYRSSWKSTGCTLMADGWTDQSY, from the exons ATGGAACAATCACAAAGTAACCCACACGCACAAGATAATGCTGTTCAAGATTCTCAAACTGGTTCATCTAGAGGTAAATCTGATCCAGCTTGGCAATATTTTACAGTGAAGTATGACAAAAATAACAAGGCTCAATATACATATATTTTCTGCTTGAATACTTACAATGGAGGGGGGATACATAGAATGAAATATCATCTTGCAAAAATTCCTGGACAAATTAAAGTATGTAACAAAGTAACTAAAGATGTTGAACttcaattcaaaaggcttttggaggaaaacaaaaaaaataaggcagaaaaaagaaaatttacaaGTGATTGTTATGATGTGGAAACACAAGCGGAAGAAGAGTGTGAAGCGCCTAATCCTGTACAACCTCCGGCTCCTGCAACAATAGGTGACAAAGGAAAGAGAAGAGCTATTGCTGctactccaattggaagttatttTAAGGGAAGGACTATGCAAGGCTCTCAACCAACTTTGAAAAGTGTTTTGGTCAGTAAACAAGTTGTGCACAAGGTTAAGTTGGGGCTTGCAAAATGGATCATTGATGCACGTATTCCATTCAATGCAATTCAATCACCTTACTTTCAACCTGCCTTGGACGGCGTTGCTGAAATTGGACCTGGTTTCAAGGGACTGTCATACCATGAAATGAGAGTTTATTTGCTGGCAGATCTTAAGAAGGAGTGTCAGTTGCTTGTTGAAGGCTATAGGAGCTCGTGGAAAAGCACTGGTTGTACATTGATGGCAGATGGCTGGACTGATCAAAG TTATTGA